The following coding sequences lie in one Caretta caretta isolate rCarCar2 chromosome 28, rCarCar1.hap1, whole genome shotgun sequence genomic window:
- the LOC125628620 gene encoding E3 ubiquitin-protein ligase TRIM7-like, whose translation MAGAGAGSRAEPPRERRAPLGKEREAAEAEEPRQSQELLSRTAAERQKMVWEWRDLRGFLAEQEQRLLSRLEELERAIAQRRDAGACRVSREISLLGERGGEKGQPLSPPLQVRLSLQ comes from the exons GAGCCCCCCCGAGAGCGTCGGGCCCctctgggaaaagagagagaagccgCCGAAGCCGAGGAGCCGCGGCAAAGCCAGGAGCTGCTG AGCCGGACGGCAGCCGAGAGGCAGAAGATGGTCTGGGAGTGGCGGGATCTGCGAGGGTTTCTGGCGGAGCAGGAGCAGCGGCTGCTGTCCCGGCTGGAAGAGCTCGAGAGAGCCATTGCCCAGAGAAGGGATGCGGGCGCCTGCCGAGTGTCCCGGGAGATTTCCCTGCTcggggagcggggaggagagaaggggcagCCGCTGAGCCCACCCCTGCAGGTCAGGCTGTCGTTGCAATGA